Proteins encoded together in one Lutra lutra chromosome 4, mLutLut1.2, whole genome shotgun sequence window:
- the HES5 gene encoding transcription factor HES-5, with amino-acid sequence MAPSTVAVELLSPKEKNRLRKPVVEKMRRDRINSSIEQLKLLLEQEFARHQPNSKLEKADILEMAVSYLKHSKAFAAAAAGPKSLHQDYSEGYSWCLQEAVQFLTLHAASDTQMKLLYHFQRPPAAPTVPTKEPKATGTAPQPVLTPAKATAVAARQSTCGLWRPW; translated from the exons ATGGCCCCCAGCACCGTGGCCGTGGAGCTGCTCAGCCCCAAAGAGAAAAACCGC CTCCGCAAGCCCGTGGTGGAGAAGATGCGCCGCGACCGCATCAACAGCAGCATCGAGCAGCTGAAGCTGCTGCTGGAGCAGGAGTTCGCGCGCCACCAGCCCAACTCCAAGCTGGAGAAGGCCGACATCCTGGAGATGGCCGTCAGCTACCTGAAGCACAGCAAAG CcttcgccgccgccgccgccggccccaAGAGCCTGCACCAGGACTACAGCGAGGGCTACTCCTGGTGCCTGCAGGAGGCCGTGCAGTTCCTGACGCTGCACGCGGCCAGCGACACGCAGATGAAGCTGCTCTACCACTTCCAGCGACCCCCCGCCGCACCCACGGTGCCCACCAAGGAGCCCAAGGCCACGGGCACCGCGCCCCAACCCGTGCTCACCCCCGCCAAGGCCACCGCCGTCGCAGCACGCCAGTCCACCTGCGGCCTCTGGCGGCCCTGGTGA